A window of the Aspergillus flavus chromosome 6, complete sequence genome harbors these coding sequences:
- a CDS encoding CRAL/TRIO domain protein — protein MELSKEEIERFTTFNRLCTEHGLSERPKGIDTGDVQDGINDEVTLLRFFKASHLNPHRALQQLEEATRFREEQHVLHLYMTIHVDDFEDTRRFYPHWTGRRDKRGLPILMVDMAHYDQAAMAQWKKTRDMSCCTDPTVTSTAGPNMAQRATVFHDSLTRFVLPLCSAMDDRPNPSTPVSNAVYIVDASVVSVKQAWNLKDFAQEVSWILMTCYPETIERIFVCNVPSYFSTIWSIFKKWVDPVTAAKVVVLKQSDVYTTLERYIDKENIPTKFGGGFAFQNGMLPDLDHGIRQHLQWTTPSECIPSGPVKWMQADGGKRIAIATGSVDRNVPRNVEIAALY, from the exons ATGGAGTTGAGTAAGGAAGAGATAGAACGATTCACGACTTTCAACCGTCTGTGTACGGAGCATGGGCTTTCGGAAAGACCCAAAGGCATAGACACGGGGGACGTCCAGGATGGGATCAATGACGAAGTCACGTTATT ACGATTTTTCAAAGCAAGTCATCTCAACCCACATAGAGCCCTCCAGCAACTTGAAGAGGCAACCAGATTTCGCGAAGAACAACATGTCCTTCATCTTTATATGACAATCCATGTAGACGACTTTGAAGATACGCGCAGATTC TATCCCCATTGGACTGGCCGCCGAGACAAACGTGGATTACCAATCCTGATGGTAGACATGGCTCACTATGACCAAGCCGCAATGGCACAGTGGAAGAAAACGCGGGATATGTCTTGTTGCACTGACCCAACTGTGACCTCCACAGCTGGGCCGAACATGGCTCAGCGGGCGACAGTGTTTCATGATAGCTTGACCCGTTTCGTCCTTCCTCTTTGTTCGGCTATGGATGACCGGCCAAATCCGTCGACGCCTGTCAGCAATGCAGTGTATATCGTAGACGCATCTGTGGTTTCAGTTAAGCAAGCCTGGAATCTGAAAGATTTTGCGCAGGAGGTCAGCTGGATATTGATGACATGTTACCCAGAGACTATTGAGCGTATCTTT GTTTGCAACGTTCCTTCGTATTTCTCCACGATATGGAGCATCTTCAAGAAATGGGTGGATCCAGTTACAGCAGCTAAAGTGGTGGTTCTGAAGCAATCAGACGTCTATACGACCCTGGAAAGGTATATCGACAAGGAGAATATTCCGACTAAATTCGGAGGGGGCTTTGCGTTCCAGAATGGAATGCTCCCAGACCTTGACCATGGCATTCGACAACACCTACAGTGGACTACACCAAGTGAATGCATACCATCTGGTCCTGTTAAATGGATGCAGGCTGACGGCGGGAAGAGGATCGCGATTGCCACTGGGAGTGTGGACAGGAACGTACCAAGAAATGTTGAAATAGCTGCGCTGTATTAG
- a CDS encoding putative transporter has product MAGPNIVRGRNNMQLAQSVVGADFKDLKYEVSVSSANNSHNPDAISLESPQKQPFRRPSEEVTQGAQLGIRKAEAAALAWSKKTAYLTYALVWLGFFMLALQSAVSTNVIHNAFAHFEEAPAVSTSSIVASVVSGVVRLPAAKLLNIWGRPEGLSLFLAVYLLGLIILAACNNPSSFAVGYVLYWVGYDAIFLILDVFIADTSGLRNRAFAFGFASTPFICTAFTGPIAAQSFVDHSTWRWAYGTFAIAQVFVFLPLIAVFKFYQRKAEKMFIFVREPSGRTWTQSIIFWLNEFDVVGTLLLTAAFLLVLLPFSLQSYGRAEYSSPTFIVMLVVGVLLFVVFAAWERYGTATPFIQYALFKDRSVLGACIVAASLFFSYYAWELYFYNFCMVVYGLSVSMTGYVGQIYNVGSCFWSAVFGVVVYITKQFKYSCLCFGLPLVMLGAGLMIHFRSAGGNIGYIVMCQIFIAFGGGTLVIGQDMAVMAASDREGVPMMLSMIGLFSSLGGAIGNAASAAIFSNTFPSALRDALPAESKSQYMDIYLGGYLKQLEYPVGSEIRDAVNQAYGAYMKYGCIAAVAVMAVGLPAIAMWRNYRVDKKQNKGAMM; this is encoded by the exons ATGGCGGGCCCCAATATTGTGCGAGGCCGGAACAACATGCAGTTGGCCCAGAGCGTTGTCGGTGCGGATTTCAAAGACCTCAAGTATGAGGTCAGTGTATCATCCGCGAACAACAGCCACAATCCCGATGCGATCAGCCTGGAAAGTCCACAGAAACAGCCCTTTCGGAGACCGTCCGAGGAAGTCACTCAAGGCGCACAACTGGGTATTCGGAAGGCTGAAGCAGCCGCACTTGCCTGGAGTAAAAAGACTGCCTATCTGACCTACGCTTT AGTCTGGCTCGGCTTCTTTATGCTAGCCCTACAGTCCGCCGTCAGTACTAATGTCATCCATAACGCATTCGCCCACTTTGAAGAAGCGCCCGCCGTGAGTACGTCCAGCATTGTTGCAAGTGTGGTCAGCGGGGTAGTTAGACTTCCTGCTGCAAAGCTTCTGAATATCTGGGGACGCCCAGAAGGCCTGTCGCTGTTCCTCGCCGTTTACCTCCTTGGGTTGATCATTCTGGCCGCTTGCAACAACCCAAGCTCCTTCGCCGTCGGTTATGTTCTCTACTGGGTCGGATATGACGCTATTTTCTTGATCCTCGATGTTTTCATAGCTGATACGTCTGGACTACGGAACCGAGCCTTTGCATTTGGCTTCGCCAGTACGCCTTTTATTTGTACGGCTTTTACCGGCCCCATCGCCGCTCAGTCATTTGTGGATCACTCGACGTGGCGCTGGGCTTATGGGACCTTTGCCATCGCGCAAgtgtttgtttttcttcctttgattGCCGTGTTTAAGTTCTACCAGCGTAAAGCCGAGAAGATGTTCATCTTTGTGCGGGAGCCCAGCGGTCGTACATGGACGCagtccatcatcttctggcTGAATGAATTTGATG TGGTCGGCACCCTCCTCCTTACCGCTGCCTTCCTTTTGGTCCTCCTTCCCTTCAGCCTACAATCCTACGGTCGAGCCGAGTATAGCAGTCCGACATTCATCGTCATGCTCGTGGTCGGCgtccttctcttcgtcgtATTTGCTGCCTGGGAACGATATGGTACTGCAACGCCTTTCATCCAATATGCATTGTTCAAGGACCGCAGCGTTCTCGGGGCCTGTATCGTGGCGGCCAGTCTCTTCTTTAGCTATTATGCGTGGGAGCTCTACTTCTATAACTTTTGCATGGTTGTGTACGGGCTCAGCGTTAGTATGACGGGATATGTCGGACAGATTTACAATGTTGGGTCGTGCTTTTGGTCGGCAGTGTTTGGAGTGGTGGTGTACATCACGAAGCAGTTCAAATACAGCTGCTTATGTTTCGGCCTGCCTCTCGTCATGCTGGGCGCCGGTCTGATGATCCATTTCCGATCCGCCGGTGGAAACATTGGATACATTGTGATGTGTCAGATCTTCATCGCATTCGGTGGCGGAACACTTGTCATCGGCCAAGACATGGCCGTTATGGCCGCTTCCGACCGTGAAGGCGTCCCAATGATGCTGTCGATGATCGGTCTGTTCTCCAGTCTGGGTGGTGCGATCGGCAACGCTGCCTCGGCTGCCATTTTCTCCAATACCTTTCCGTCTGCACTCCGGGATGCCCTCCCTGCCGAGAGCAAGTCTCAATACATGGATATTTACCTCGGAGGTTACCTCAAGCAGCTCGAGTACCCTGTCGGGTCTGAGATTCGAGACGCCGTCAACCAAGCCTACGGGGCGTACATGAAATATGGGTGTATCGCAGCGGTGGCGGTCATGGCCGTCGGGCTTCCGGCTATCGCTATGTGGAGGAACTATAGGGTTGacaagaagcagaacaagGGTGCGATGATGTGA
- a CDS encoding Ras1 guanine nucleotide exchange factor, with protein MHEATLPVRARSQSVSTDVPWFLKLDHENEVVYETTDRPLLKSGSLTGLVEQLTRHDRLDLTFNETFLITYPTFVSAANLFDALLQRFHVDPPGQLTQSEMQLWTQHKQKAIRLRVVNILKTWLERFWMEPREEVTTEFLRKMHAQIKNSAVVMETPTAPQLLSAIDQRIQGQEITKRLATPPNSNIPKPITPKNMKKLKILDLDPTELARQLTIIEFNHHARIRPNECLSQKWKKRRSNSTEPSTGVNAMILHSNRLANYVGELVLAQDELKKRVSMIKLFVQAADVCRSMNNYATLMSIVSGLGQSPVFRLRQTWGLVNPRIRNLLEELRDLMSSEKNWAKYREVLRQASPPCVPFLGIYLTDLTFIDDGIPDLTQSGMINFAKRIKVAEVLQDIQQYQNMPYNLQSVPEIQDFLIRNLRATKDVSDMYDRSLQLEPRMANEEIVVRRGAHTATGSNMSSVIIASMAMR; from the exons ATGCATGAGGCTACCTTACCTGTGCGCGCTAGGTCGCAGTCTGTGTCTACTGATGTACCTTGGTTTCTGAAATTGGACCATGAGAATGAGGTGGTTTACGAAACGACAGATCGACCGCTGTTGAAGAGCGGTAGCTTGACTGGACTCGTAGAACAATTGACGCGCCATGACCGACTGGACCTCACCTTTAACGAGACCTTCCTGATCACCTATCCTACCTTTGTATCCGCTGCGAACCTCTTCGATGCCCTCCTCCAACGATTCCATGTCGATCCACCGGGTCAATTGACTCAATCCGAAATGCAGCTGTGGACCCAGCACAAACAAAAGGCGATCCGTCTCCGGGTCGTCAATATCTTGAAGACATGGCTGGAGCGCTTCTGGATGGAACCAAGAGAAGAAGTGACAACCGAATTCCTCAGAAAGATGCACGCCCAGATCAAGAACTCGGCGGTTGTAATGGAGACACCCACTGCCCCGCAGTTGTTAAGCGCCATCGATCAGCGAATACAAGGCCAAGAGATCACGAAACGTCTGGCGACACCCCCGAACTCCAATATTCCGAAACCGATAACCCCgaagaatatgaagaagctgaagatacTGGACCTTGATCCTACTGAGCTTGCCCGCCAGCTGACGATTATTGAATTTAACCACCACGCCCGAATTAGGCCGAATGAATGCCTTAGTcagaaatggaagaagaggaggtctAATAGTACCGAGCCGTCGACGGGTGTCAATGCCATGATTCTGCATTCGAATCGACTGGCTAATTATGTCGGGGAGCTCGTGTTGGCACAGGatgaattgaagaagagggtgTCAATGATCAAGCTGTTTGTGCAGGCTGCTGAT GTATGTCGTTCGATGAACAATTATGCTACTTTGATGTCCATTGTCTCCGGGCTAGGGCAGTCGCCTGTCTTTCGACTCCGGCAGACTTGGGGTCTTGTCAACCCGCGCATTCGCAATCTACTCGAAGAGCTGCGCGATTTGATGTCGAGTGAGAAGAATTGGGCCAAGTACCGGGAGGTGTTGCGCCAGGCTAGTCCGCCTTGTGTTCCTTTTCTGG GAATCTACCTCACAGACCTAACATTCATCGACGACGGCATCCCCGATCTCACACAATCAGGCATGATCAACTTCGCCAAGCGCATCAAAGTAGCAGAAGTCCTACAAGACATCCAACAGTACCAAAACATGCCATACAATCTGCAATCGGTACCCGAGATCCAGGATTTCCTGATCAGGAACCTCAGGGCCACGAAGGATGTCAGCGACATGTATGACCGAAGCCTTCAGTTAGAGCCGCGCATGGCGAACGAGGAGATTGTCGTCAGACGTGGCGCTCATACGGCTACGGGTAGCAATATGAGCTCGGTGATTATTGCTAGTATGGCTATGCGGTGA
- a CDS encoding uncharacterized protein (expressed protein) encodes MDPKIPYIVRQGIAAAFKAVLTRATQESLHQLAERCGPQGLFAYNNIIDNQIEARGNSIAEGDTLALSIRLASELILGKYTMPPPRYPFSLLAVFETGLFQHARDIVNSLGGAYRKAEFNTRILPRCQTLVEAVGHRLAYEAALDAGVASELLDLYEAGVVLHHSGWFVENLALDTETQFNMEMQAMNSILPRIGDLLNATGAEPYCTAPIVSDEAWMEFTRSLEVHHGNARMDICEYDADLAES; translated from the exons ATGGATCCGAAAATCCCGTATATCGTGCGTCAGGGTATCGCAGCCGCTTTCAAAGCCGTTCTTACTCGCGCTACGCAGGAAAGCCTGCATCAACTAGCCGAGCGGTGCGGTCCACAGGGTCTGTTCGCGTATAACAACATCATTGATAATCAGATTGAAGCTCGTGGAAACTCGATCGCCGAGGGAGATACCCTGGCTCTTAGCATAA GGCTTGCCTCCGAGTTAATACTAGGGAAGTATACCATGCCGCCGCCCCGTTATCCATTCTCCCTCCTAGCCGTATTCGAAACCGGTCTGTTCCAACATGCTCGAGATATCGTAAACTCACTTGGAGGCGCTTATAGAAAGGCGGAATTTAATACCCGTATACTCCCCCGCTGCCAGACGCTCGTTGAGGCTGTTGGTCATCGACTGGCATACGAGGCGGCCTTGGACGCTGGTGTGGCGTCGGAATTGCTCGATCTTTATGAGGCTGGTGTCGTGCTCCACCATTCGGGTTGGTTTGTGGAGAACCTGGCCCTGGATACTGAAACGCAGTTTAATATGGAGATGCAAGCGATGAATTCAATCTTGCCTCGAATTGGGGATTTGTTGAATGCAACTGGCGCCGAACCTTATTGTACGGCGCCTATCGTGTCTGATGAGGCTTGGATGGAGTTTACTCGCAGCCTTGAAGTCCATCATGGGAATGCTCGCATGGATATCTGTGAGTATGATGCGGACCTGGCAGAGAGT
- a CDS encoding putative pectate lyase precursor yields the protein MRARWVWLYKAQVSSYELCCPLRDPNSSNQVWSTMFSRIALLPAFLPVALACLGYEGGVPTPTAHYSNSAVIEIAAGEVFDAGWAKYDRGSGACGGQTEGDWKDAVFYLHSGATLKNVIIGADQSEGVHCDGACTLEFVWFEDVCEDAISIKNDKEGEETWIIGGGAYHADDKVVQHNGCGTVNIINFYAEDYGKVYRSCGNCSSQCKRNVYVEGTTARDGGEVVGINQSFGDTATLVNVCTDADHPCVLYDGCEGDCEPSKVGYCSG from the exons ATGAGGGCAAGATGGGTATGGCTATATAAAGCTCAAGTTTCTTCATACGAGCTTTGTTGTCCTCTCAGAGATCCGAACTCCAGCAATCAGGTGTGGTCAACTATGTTCTCTCGCattgctcttcttcccgCATTTCTCCCCGTGGCTTTGGCCTGTCTGGGCTACGAGGGAGGTGTTCCCACACCAACAGCCCATTACTCCAACAGTGCGGTGATTGAGATCGCAGCCGGCGAGGTCTTCGACGCCGGATGGGCCAAGTACGACCGCGGGTCTGGTGCCTGCGGTGGCCAAACAGAGGGAGACTGGAAAGATGCCGTCTTTTACCTTCACTCCGGCGCTACTCTGAAGAATGTTATCATCGGTGCCGACCAATCCGAAGGTGTCCACTGCGATGGCGCTTGTACCCTTGAGTTTGTCTGGTTCGAGGACGTCTGCGAAGACGCTATCAGCATC AAAAACgacaaagaaggagaagaaacctgGATCATCGGCGGTGGAGCCTATCACGCCGACGACAAGGTCGTCCAGCACAACGGCTGCGGTACTGTGAAC ATCATCAACTTCTACGCCGAAGACTACGGCAAAGTGTACCGGTCCTGCGGAAACTGCTCCAGCCAGTGCAAGCGCAACGTGTATGTCGAGGGTACCACTGCCCGTGATGGTGGTGAGGTTGTTGGCATCAACCAGAGCTTTGGAGACACTGCTACTCTGGTCAATGTCTGCACTGATGCGGATCATCCTTGTGTTTTGTATGACGGATGTGAGGGTGATTGTGAGCCGAGCAAGGTTGGATACTGCTCTGGTTAA
- a CDS encoding acyl-CoA N-acyltransferase, which produces MTTWKIEPCFVGDAAALARNNMAAFWEDPNWVILWPKDMTQEFIIEQSAKRQPRNLLRDREKVRHQKAVDPITGAVVGYARWILPPGHCIAEDGSPKWVEAQVPDVSEDEKKQYQELAESAWWSPREDMSLDDKNHVVMDRIRAEKPYIKLDYLAVHPENKGKGIGTALVASGIKYAEKVGVPIFTMAFKAGRGIYARLGFQEVDKVIQEDSMYGGPGEYAAYFMIYDVQRKV; this is translated from the exons ATGACAACTTGGAAAATTGAGCCCTGTTTCGTCGGTGATGCCGCCGCTCTGGCGCGAAACAACATGGCCGCCTTCTGGGAGGATCCGAACTGGGTTATCCTGTGGCCGAAAGACATGACACAGGAGTTTATCATCGAGCAATCCGCAAAGCGTCAGCCGCGCAATCTTCTGCGCGACCGCGAGAAAGTACGACATCAGAAGGCTGTAGACCCCATCACGGGTGCCGTGGTTGGTTATGCGCGCTGGATACTTCCGCCCGGGCACTGCATCGCAGAGGATGGCAGTCCGAAGTGGGTCGAGGCACAGGTACCGGATGTtagtgaagatgagaaaaagCAGTACCAAGAACTGGCTGAGTCCGCTTGGTGGAGTCCAAGAGAGGATATGAGTCTCGATGATAAGAACCACGTTGTTATGGACCGCATCCGAGCGGAGAAACCGTATATAA AGCTCGACTATCTGGCTGTTCACCCTGAgaacaagggaaagggaatcGGCACTGCGCTTGTTGCAAGCGGGATCAAGTATGCTGAAAAGGTCGGGGTGCCCATTTTTACCATGGCATTCAAAGCGGGGCGCGGAATTTACGCGAGACTTGGATTTCAGGAGGTCGATAAAGTTATTCAGGAAGATTCGATGTATGGTGGGCCTGGTGAATATGCAGCGTACTTCATGATATACGATGTCCAAAGGAAAGTGTGA
- a CDS encoding general substrate transporter: MTFLQRIIRNDTVKSDPPEIYNFRVVLISLSACGASMLFGFDMGVIGGVLTMNSFKEQYGLKGKEDTVLANLESNIVSVIQAGSFLGALVSTYVANAIGRRLSLILSALILFVGVAMQAGASGIIGVLYAGRQVNRSLQSLSLTNVVYRFIGGVSIGIASSVCPIYIAENAPRGIRGLLTGFYQLTLVFGLTVAFWINYGCERHLTGKEQFIIPLSLQAFPAVILLVGMLFANESPRYLAMKRPERAPRVLATLRGLPEDHPYVIEELNNLRRQLEEELQHSEPSMWYLLKESFSKKSYRRRSILCITLMMWSNMTGTNAMTYYSPTIFASVGLSSSSVGLFATGIYGIIKFIACGIFIVFVSDTLGRRRSLLWTGIVQGIMLFYVGFHVRFDTISENAPITPQGYIALIAIYLFAAVYQFGWGPVVWSYCAEIPPARVRALNMGMATASQWFFNFVVAKSTPTMFATLGKNGYGTYFVYGSFCFVMVLYTWYFVPETKGLSLEFMDELFERDTVRGKFMPARDVHYLAGKQQE, from the exons ATGACATTCCTTCAGAGAATTATTCGAAATGACACGGTCAAGTCGGACCCCCCggagatatataatttcCGTGTAGTTCTAATCAGCCTTTCG GCATGTGGAGCTTCCATGCTTTTTGGTTTTGACATGGGTGTCATCGGAGGCGTCCTAACCATGAACTCCTTCAAAGA ACAATACGGGctcaaaggaaaagaagacacCGTTCTAGCAAACCTCGAGTCTAACATCGTCTCCGTCATCCAAGCGGGGTCTTTTCTGGGTGCACTAGTCTCCACCTACGTTGCCAATGCCATTGGACGCCGCTTGTCACTGATACTCTCTGCATTGATATTGTTCGTCGGTGTTGCTATGCAAGCCGGTGCTAGTGGCATCATTGGAGTTTTGTATGCAGGACGGCAAGTAAACCGTTCACTTCAATCTCTTTCATTAACTAATGTGGTATATAGATTCATCGGGGGAGTCTCCATCGGGATAGCATCTTCCGTGTGTCCAATATATATTGCTGAAAATGCGCCACGCGGCATCCGAGGGTTATTGACAGGATTCTATCAATTAACCTTGGTATTCGGTCTCACGGTAG CGTTCTGGATCAACTACGGCTGCGAGCGTCACTTAACGGGAAAGGAACAATTCATCatccctctttctcttcaagCATTTCCCGCCGTGATCCTTTTAGTCGGTATGCTCTTTGCAAACGAGTCACCGCGATACCTCGCGATGAAGCGGCCGGAAAGAGCACCACGCGTTCTCGCTACCCTCAGAGGGTTACCGGAAGACCATCCATATGTGATAGAGGAGTTGAATAACCTGAGGCGTCAACTGGAAGAGGAGTTGCAGCACTCCGAGCCATCGATGTGGTATCTTCTAAAAGAATCCTTTTCAAAGAAGTCCTATCGCCGGCGATCAATCCTATGCATTACCCTCATGATGTGGAGTAATATGACGGGGACCAACGCCATGACATACTACAGTCCAACAATATTCGCAAGTGTCGGcctttcatcctcctcggtgGGTCTATTTGCCACGGGGATATACGGTATCATCAAATTTATAGCCTGTGGCATCTTTATCGTGTTCGTATCGGATACGCTCGGCCGAAGAAGATCGTTGTTATGGACAGGAATCGTTCAG GGTATCATGCTATTTTACGTCGGCTTTCACGTCCGATTTGATACGATATCGGAAAACGCCCCTATCACACCGCAAGGATACATTGCCCTGATCGCCATATACCTCTTTGCCGCCGTATATCAGTTCGGATGGGGGCCAGTGGTATGGTCATACTGCGCA GAAATTCCCCCGGCACGTGTTAGGGCCCTGAATATGGGCATGGCCACAGCCTCACAGTGGTTCTTCAATTTTGTGGTTGCAAAATCCACGCCGACGATGTTCGCGACGTTGGGGAAAAATGGATACGGGACTTACTTTGTGTACGGGAGTTTCTGTTTCGTGATGGTGTTATACACTTGGTACTTTGTGCCGGAAACTAAAG GGCTATCGTTGGAATTTATGGACGAGCTTTTTGAGCGGGATACCGTGCGTGGCAAGTTTATGCCGGCGCGTGATGTTCATTACTTGGCGGGTAAACAGCAGGAGTAA